Part of the Canis lupus dingo isolate Sandy chromosome 14, ASM325472v2, whole genome shotgun sequence genome, CCAGAATTTACTGGCCATGGCCATGGATGTTGTTCTACTAATCGAAGGTTCCATTGCAGCTGAGGAAGAGGAGAGTTGATATTACAAGGAGAGCTGGAAGCCTCTGCTACTCTGGCAAACTCTAGTCCATCTTTCATGACTTCCTTGAAAGATTAGCTCTTCTGTAAGACCTTCCCCACAGAATCTTCCACCCACAAACAGTCAAGGATTAGTGTTCACAGTACTGTGCTCCCATGTGCCATGGCATCCTCACCCATGTTGCATACACGCATTACATGTACTGAGGCACACTTACATGTACTGCCAACTAGAAGAGGATGACTCCAGGTCTCTTGTGGGCCAGCCAGCCAATTGATCAGTATTGGCAGCCTGGGCAACTGTTCTGAGAGTGAGTGGGGCTCAGTGGGAGATTGAGCCAAGGTCAGGGAAGGTCTCTTACAGTCCCAGGAGGAAGAGCAGCAGGGTTGATGCTGTGCAGTTGTTCTCTGATGTAGACCCTTATAGATGGCAGATAGCATACCCCTGATCCATGCTGCCCTAATGAAGAACAGAAAAGTATGTTGTTAAGAGCTTGACAAGTGTATACCGCACCAGCTCTATCAactatttgtttgcttgttcttgCTGTATCTGGAGTTTGATAGTACCTGGCTTCTGACCTGCTAGGTCTGAAATCTGGCCCTCTATCCCTTCTGATGCTTTTGGGACCTGGCTAGGCCTTAGGACATATCTTAATAAATCAATAAGATCTAGGAGCAGAAACAACATTTCTGTCTCAGCCTAAGTATACAGTGGTCAGGTTTCCGGAATCatcactaaaattttatttttctctatctgtATGATCATTTATTTGAAGGTATAATAATTAAATCAATCGTATTGAGTTAAACATTGAACATATtatcataattataattaaacATAAACACAAAAGGCTATAAAATTTAGATTGTTTCAATAAAATCAAGATAGTATGCAAGCATCCACGTATGTATGTGTTCCTAGCACAGCCCTGCATGCACATGGGATAAGATGATGCTGGGGAGGAAGCAGGTTGATGCCTGGAGCAGTGAAATCTAATCCAGCAGCCTGATGAATGAGGAAGCAGGAGACCATGGTTGatgagaatcttaaacaggcatCTAGTTTGCGAAGCCAGGCAGGAAGAAGACCAGAGCCCTGAGGTCTCTACTGCACCACAAGCATATCCAGACAGACTTGCCTGGAAACTGAGATGGACAAGTCCACTTCTGACATGATTGTGTATAATATACAAGAGCCCTGACTCTCATTTGCTCATTTCCCGATACTGTACAATGTAAATATGGAATTAGAGTCATTTGTAGATGTTTCAGGGAACTAAAGTCTCTTTTTATCAACAGGATTGAAGTCAGAAGGCCTTTACAGAGTCTCTGGGTTCACTGAACACATCGAAGATGTCAAGATGGCATTTGACAGAGGTGGGCTTGTGCTTTTCTGAATGCTGGGTAACCTATCCTTAGCACCCTTTCTCTTGGAACCAGACTTTATTCATAGTGCAGATGGGTTTCAGAGCTACTGAGAGCTACTCCTCAGGAAGCCAAGGAATAAGTGTCTCCTTAAAAGTTTTAGACCAGGGACCAGATGGAAATGTGAGTttaaaatatgggatccctgggtggttcagcagttaagtgcctgcctttggcccagggagtgatcccgcggtcccaggattgagtcctccattgggctccctgcatggagtctgcttctcccctctgcttgtgtctctgcctctctctctctctctctctgtctctctgtgtgtgtgtgtgtctttcatgtataaataaatttttaaaaatcttttaaaaattgtattaaaatactTCTTGGATGGGCAGCCAGCATTTGGTGCCCTTATGATTCTTGATTTGGTGGCCAAACATTTATGGTCAGTCCACGTGGCACCAGATTGTCCTTACACCCCCAACCATGGATCTCTGtgactcttttccttctctcaaaaCTCCAAATAAAATAGCATAGGATGGCAGTATGCCCAGCACTGAAATAAGGGAAGCCAGTGGAAGTTTAGAAGGTAACaccttttgttatttatttatttttaaagatgctcTCTAGGCCATACTATCTCTTAGGTCAAAGAACTTGGGAGCTcgttaaaaaatacagattgccAGGGGACTCATTCCGAAAGCTGAGCTCAAGAATCTGTATTTCCTTAttagttaatttttattcaatttatttttttaaaaaatcagttcacccatttctcccacccctcaCAGCTTGTCTCctgcaaccaccaatctgttctttgtatgTATGagcttgattttgttttgttttgttttagattcctaTAAGAGAgttcatacagtatttgtcttttctctgtctgacttctttcatttagcataatcccctcaaagtccatccatgttgccacaaaaggcaagatttctctttttcttatggctgaatagtatttcatcaTTTATACACCGCATCTTTTCTATATTCATCCATCAGCGAACaattagattgcttccatatcttggcttttgtgaataatgctgcagtgaacatgggggtgcatatatctttccaaattagtgtttctATTCTATATTTCTACTGAGTAGTCCAAATAATTGTAGTAAAGCCAATCAAGGGATATAACCCCTAGCCTACTAATTAGAACTTTCACTCTGTGaacaagtcaatcggagaaggacagtgtatgttctcattcatttggagaatataaataatagtgaaagggaatataagggaagggagaagaaatgtgtgggaaatatcagaaagggagacagaacataaagactgctaactctgggaaacgaactaggggtggtggaaggggaggagggcggggggtgggggtgaatgggtgacgggcactgaggggggcacttgacgggatgagcactgggtgttattctgtatgttggtaaattgaacaccaataaaaaataaatttattaaaataaaaagaaaaaaatttaagagaaaaataagaactttCACTCTGTAGAACAGTAGACAGGTCTCTGATGATCTGGCCACCCTATCTTTTCAGGCTCATGGCCAGTTTCTCTGCCCTTGTATACTTTATGCCCCAGCTATACTGAAATACACCTTACCTGTTTTCATGAACAACTACTTTGGCTCACATTGGACTGTCCATCTAGAAAGTGTTCACATCCCTGGCAAACACTTACCTATGGATCAGGTGTCCACTcaagtctttcctcttttctgaatCCTCCCTGAGCACCTCAAGCTGACCTAAGAGTCCATTGCCCTTTCCTCTGTCCACTTCCAGCCCCTATGTTTTCACATATCTCCAGCCTAGCAAGCATCCCATTTCCTTGTAACCATGGAGTTGCATGCCTGACTCCTAGACAGACTAGAGCCATTTGAAGGGAAtatatcttttcttctctgattccTCAGAGcttaacagtgcctggcacacggtccagtctcaatagatatttgttaaatatgtaaataatggGATCGGATAACCCATCTACCGCACTCAATGTTTTCTGtacaccagcttttttttttttatccttagaaCCAAATTTGCTAAGACATTTGTACTTTATTTCAATTCTCTATGTCAAAGAAAATGCTAACCATCTCAATATGATTGAAACTATCGTATCCAAAAAATTGAGTCTGTGACAGTTAGTTGGACTGATTTTTACTAATGgtaaaacaaaaagtcaaagaaTGTCTTCAGAATGACTGCAAACATGGTTAGGATACAACGTTACCCATACCTGAGGGAAGGTCAGAGTTTCCCAGATTAAAGCCTTagggacagaagagaaagaaccaGGATAAAAGTAAAACGTCAGCGAGCCTGCAAGAGACAAGAGAAACTGAAGACATTGGCAGTTATGTTGTGTATGTGATCTTCAAATCCAAATCCAAAAAATACTGGTGCAGCTATAtaaaagcttgatttttttattattatttcacattaGATTGTTATTCTCTTATGAACGTTTCTGTctcaaacataaaatttactatgcTAAGTTTCTGCCCAGCAAATTACCAGAGGCTGAGCCCCCAAAGAACTATAAGAAGTCGATTTCACACCCTTTTTGGCTTCGCTTACCCTCGGACCCAAAATCACTCTCCCCAAACTTCTTTTTGTTACTTCCCACACGTCGGTGTTATTAGAAGCGAGAGGAGTCAGTTGGGACTTGTCCGGGCACATAGCATCCACTGtaggatctttttttctttcttcctgggcATGCTTTCACTTGGCGAAATAGGTCCTAATTAGGAATTGGATCATTGATTGTTTTTCAGATGGTGAAAAGGCAGATATATCTGCCAACATCTACCCAGACATAAACATCATCACTGGAGCCCTTAAACTATACTTCAGAGACTTACCCATTCCTGTTATCACCTATGACACCTATCCCAAATTTATTGAGGCAGCAAGTAAGTACTGAgaactaattttttatttgtaccAAACTGTTAAGTATAATGCTTTTAACTTCAAGAAAATTAAACTCAGAACTGTTTCATTCATTCCATGGGCACTGGCTTTGCCAAGCAAGGGCACAATGGTACAGCTAAGTGAAAATCAGTCAGAGTCCACCGGCTGAGTTGAGCCAGTACCAAGCCGACTCCACTCGGCCAAAGCTGGGCACTGGGCAGTTCTCTCTCCCCTTTGTCCCTTCCATGCTGGGAACTGGCACGGTCGGGGATACTCAGTTATATGTCAAAGCAAAAATgtttctataggaaaaaaaaatcagatattctTCAATGAGGACCAAATAGATTGGCTACTTTCATCCATTAAGCACACTCATTGGTAATCGATTAAACTATACCCCAAGATTTGCCCACCGATGTTCAAAACTGGTATTACTGTGTCAAGTACTATCCAGGACCTCTCAATTATATCCTCTAGATTAAGCTTCTCATCTACCTAGGGGGCAAATATTGTAATACCATTTCACAGGGCAGGAAAGCTAGTCTCGGAGAGCTGAGCTCATAGGGCCGGGGACAGAACATCATCATTGCTGGTCTTCTTTCAGACCATGGTCGCTCATTCAGTATTTGGCACTTGGGTTGACTGCTGTCAGGAGGAAGGACCATATTGGGATGGGAGGTAAGGGGTCAGAGGGTGGGAAGTGGTGTTGCACTTTGCCCAGGAAcatgggaaggaaagggagagtcAGATGCTAGAATGCATGACACAGAAATCAAACACACTTTGAggaattttttatgaaaaatatcattGAAGGTAAATATAATAAGATGCCTGATGAGGATAAATGTGGGCCAGATGGGATTAGTGCAAGATGCACTCTCCTGATGAGGTATGGCCCCACTTCCTGGTAAGAGCATTCTTTCCTGGGTCCTGGTGGTCCTAGGTGAAGAAGGTTCTGGCAGCTGGGTCTCCTgtgccccaggaggaacagcaggaGAACTTTCTTTGAATGGCTGCCAATACCTATCAGAGACCTAAAAAGCAGAAGCATGCATGTTTCCTCCCTTTGAATATGCTTAGTATCTACTTCCTAACCTGGACTGTTAGCGGGGTTCAGCACTTTGGTGAGAAGTGCCATTAACGCAAGCTGAGTTGGTAGGCTCATGGGCCAGAGCCCTTGTGTTGTAGAGTGTGTTCAGTTACGGAGCCTTCCAGTCACACAACTTCCAGAGAATGCTACCAAGTGTGATTTAGTTTAAAGCTCGTGATAGCGAGATCTCTAGCAAGTCCAGCATTCAGAAGATGGGCAAAGCAGTTTGTGCCACTGGTAAACATCTACAGGGCTGCAGAGtcctggtgggggggagggcggggggggtgaCAAGGACTATGCCCACCCTCCCATCATCCACCCAGCGGACGTTCAATACATGTGTGGTTTCCAACCCCAATCATTTCTGGAATAAGGCAAGACACAAATGGATGGACTAGTTTAAACGAAATGTTACCCAAAATTGCATGAACTTATTAAGACTTCCCCTCCATCTGTAACCAGAACAAACCAAATTTCTTGTTACTTCACTGAAAACTTGAATGTGGCAGCCCTGTGTCAACTCCTTATGTGTATTCCTACAGAAATCTCCAACGCAGATGAGAGGCTGGAAGCCGTCCATGACGTGCTGATgctgctgccccctgcccactATGAGACCCTCCGATACCTGATGATCCACCTCAAGAAGTAAGCTCACACCTCCTTGACACATCTTCTGTCAACCGCGTCTGCCTGGGACTGACTGCATTAGGGAAGAGTTCAcaaccctcctcccccacccactgAGAGGACAGACTCTCCTTTAGAGTGAACTATGCTGCCTTTGCATGGCCTGCCCCATTCATAACTGCTAGAACACTCGCTCTGTGCCAGCAGGTGCACCACACAACTCTATGTGTTGTGTCTGTGAGGTGGGTATTGTTAGGGGCCTCATGTGACGGATGAGATTGCTGACGTTTAAGGAAGTAAAATAACTGATGGGAAAAGAGGTAAAGTGAAGCCAGGATTGAAGTCCAGGCAGTCCAGTCGAGAGCCCATGCTCTGCCTTAACCATTCATCTACGCTGCCTCCGTATCTGCATCTGCCTCCCACACAAGCCCCATATTCTGTGTTCGATCTTCCTCTTTCAGCTCATTCTAGTTCCAGACTCCTGAACCTGCCTTCTTCCGGGCAAGCACATTCCCATTCTAATCCCTTGGTTTTCCCGCTGTATTGGTGACCTACCACCAAGTAAGAAATTGTCCCAAAAGTTggaggcttaaaacaataaatatttgttatctcaTAGTCTCTGTGATCAGGAACCCAGGTGTGGCTTAACtggctgcctctggctcaaggccTATAATGAGGCTAGGGCTGAACGGACAGCCAGGCTGCAATCTCATGTAAAGGCTCtactagggggcacctgggtggctcagatggttaagtgtctgcctttggctcaggtcatgacctcagggtcttgggtcagcctagagtctgcttctccttctccctcaacTAGTGGACAATGCTCTTCCAAGTTCACTCATGAGGTGGCTGGCTGGATTCAGTTCCTCAGAAGCTGTGTGACTGGAGGCCTCATTTTCTTGCTGACTCTTTGCTAGAGGCCGCCCTCAGTTCACTGCCATGTGGGTCTCCCCATGGGCAGTTCAGAAAATGGCAGCTGGCTTTCCTCAGAGCCAATAAGCAAGAACACCCAAGACAAAAGATACAGTCTTTCTGTAACCCAATCTCAGAAGTGATATCCAGCTGCTTTTGCTATATTCTGCTAGTTAGAAGTAAGTCACTACTGTCTGGCCCATGTGCTCGGGGAAGGGTTTATATAAGAGTATGAATTGCAGGAAGCAGGAATTACTGTGAGCCATCTCAGAAAGTATCTACCATGGAGAGCTAGCTATCCACTATCTTATCAGGTGGAGATGTTTGGGTATTTACAGGACACTAGAGCCTCTGGTTCCAAACTCTTTTACCCCAACTGTGGATCTCTTTCCTTCACTGCTCATATATAATGAGGTCAGTGAGTTGGTCTTTGAGATATTGGAGAGCTCAGGGCATTTCTGTGTGCTTTCCTCTATGTTTTTAGAAGACACATAGCAGTGGCCCATTCTtagaaaaatgaaccaaaaattgTCTGCACTGACTAATTTACAGATCCATTCAATAAGTGAAAGGAAGCAAGTTGATAATACTGTATAAACACTAGGTGttaaagtttttggttttttttttcctttataaaacatatattgttGCTTTTATTCATGGTGATCAGAGCCACAATAACATTTAGCTCAGAGAGTTtccattttgattaatttattgaatttaagaGTTTGAGTAATTTTTGGATAAGTAACAGACTATGAATGCTAGCCTGGCTTTTAATTagctataaattatttctttagaaagaaattagTTCTAATTATTATTGTTTGGAAGGCAAAGTATCATTATTAGGGAAAATGCTGATATGTCCCAGTTGATACTTTAATGCcaataatttagtatttttatcatgGAGGGTTTGCTATCCATCTTGTTTGGCCAGGCATGGTGCCTAACTTAACGGCAAGATGTGAACTCTTTGTGAAGAATGTTCCTTTTTCCTACCTCCTTAGCTTTGCAACATGAAAATAATGCAAGCTGAATTCCTAAAAGAATACTAAGTAGCCGATCTTAATTAGCtccaagaaaatagaaacaaagcgATGGCCTTCTTTATAGAATCTAAacatgttttaattatatttttccctgCTACAGAGAACCTATAGTCCTTTAGATCTATTACAAATATCCAAAAAACCTCAATTCCTTAAGAATCTAGGAGACTGTAATTTTATCCCACTAGGAAGGTATTAAGCCAACTCTGGAGTTTGACTTTTATTCTTAAAGGCTTTGCTGTTCTCATCTGGATGTTGAAATGATGATTTTCAATTCCAACAATAATTACTGCTCCAGACCTCATCCTGTGGGAACTAGAAATAATGTCCAACTGCTTTCCTGTTTGGCCACATTCCAGCCATTCCCCTGTCCCGTGATAATGGTCTGGCTATTCCTACACTCATGGCAGCCCCATCCTACAGTAACCTTGCTCCTTGGACGCTGAGCTGCCAGCAGACCAGGAGTCTGCAATCAGCTTCCCTGCTTGTGAGCATGCAGACCAGTAGGAAGAAGCTATGGGAAAGAGAAGACTTCCACACAAGCTTAGACTAAAATCCCTCTGCACTATGGGTCAGCTAAGAATCTGCTGCCCCTTCCAACCAATATTCCCCTAATCACAGTTCCACATTTCTGTAGTAAGAAGgactgattttctctttttacatatattttaaaaatgttatttatttgaaagagagagagatagagagggagagcacaagtagggagaaggtacagaggagaggggagctcaatacagggctcaatcccaggaccccgggatcatgacctaagccccaggcagacacttaaccaactgagccacccaagttgtccctgagtttctaattttaaatatgtgtctACACCAGATTCACTAAGTAATTCATTTCCACTGCCTAAATGCAATGTcaataatctaagaaaaataaagtcaccttttaaaaaaaaacattatttattttagaaagaagagagcatgtgagaatgtgagcagggggagggacagagggagagggacaagcagactcactgagcctaaagtggggctccatcccacgatcATGGAGGAGGTCATGGCCtaagccaagatcaagagccatgcatttaactgactgagccacccaggtgcccccagaaaattatctttttaaaagtacttaaaaaaattttttttagatttatttgacagagagagagagcacaagcagggggagcagcagagggagagggagaggcaggctcctcgctgagtggggaccatggggctccatcccaggatcccaagaccgtgacctgagccaaaggcagacaattaaccatCTAAGCTAACcggccctcccccaccctcactgcCCCCGGAGTGCTTTTCTATAGTTCTGATTCTTAGTCTTCTTTTACAACTTACTAAACCAGAGAAATTGGTGGGAGCATACGTGCATAATCAGTATATCAATTTGTCTGCAAGTCCGTGTaatgtgtctgtgtatatgtctGTTTTGCAGGGTGACTATGAATGAGAAGGACAATTTCATGAATGCTGAAAATCTGGGGATCGTGTTTGGGCCCACACTGATGAGGTCCCCTGAGGACAGCACCCTCACCACCCTCCATGATATGCGGTACCAAAAGCTGATCGTGcagattttaatagaaaatgaagatgttttgttttaatcctcCAGGGAAATGAGCCTCATGGCCCCAGCCCCATCTAAGTTGATAAGGCTAGAGGAGTAAAAACATTTCTTACACTTGATTCGTTTTCCAAACAAATGAGAGAATTTCCAGGACCACAGTGGATTTGTCAAGTCGGCTACTGTGTCTCATAGACACTCGC contains:
- the CHN2 gene encoding beta-chimaerin isoform X3 is translated as MRKNVRCFGSLSKISSLVRRAALTHNDNHFNYEKTHNFKVHTFRGPHWCEYCANFMWGLIAQGVRCSDCGLNVHKQCSKHVPNDCQPDLKRIKKVYCCDLTTLVKAHNTQRPMVVDICIREIEARGLKSEGLYRVSGFTEHIEDVKMAFDRDGEKADISANIYPDINIITGALKLYFRDLPIPVITYDTYPKFIEAAKISNADERLEAVHDVLMLLPPAHYETLRYLMIHLKKVTMNEKDNFMNAENLGIVFGPTLMRSPEDSTLTTLHDMRYQKLIVQILIENEDVLF